The sequence below is a genomic window from Colletotrichum destructivum chromosome 4, complete sequence.
CAGCGGGTACGGCCAACCGTCGGCACCGAAGGTCAAGCTCCCATCAAGGTCCAGGGACAGTGTGCTGTCCGGCCCAGTAAGTGTAAAGGGCCCCGTGACAGACAGTGTCAGGGTATAGTTCATCCCCTTGCTCCCGTGGCCCAGGTGTACCGTCTCCGGGTCATCGGCACAGCGGGCCCATGAGAACAGAGGTGACGAAGGGCTGGCGGAAGGCAAAATGCGGTCGAGGTTCTGCCCCGGCGCgagaggggagaagaagtcgatgcttggggcggcgtcgtctgcTACGAGCTCCGGCCCCCGGCTCCCGCGCCACGCGCGGGCTCCGGTAAGCGCTATACCCCGGCGCATCGCATAGTATGCTTCGAGCTGAGTCGAGGCGTCGGGGCCGTTGTCATTCCaggcggccatgatggcgccTTTGTTCGAACGAGATCCATCAGGCACCTGCATGGTCTTGTTGAAAGGGTTGAAGTCGGCTGGCGTCCACTGCCACCCGGGCTCATCGGCGAAGTTGAGAACGCGGCTCTCGTTGAAGTGCTGCGGGTATCTTGCAGGGAGAATGGGCATGTGGTCGTTTTTGAGAGACATGTACGCCCACCAGTCTTCCGAGTTGATGATATCATACCCGGCGTTGGCCAGGAGCAGCGGGTCCGACTGGCCGTACTGCCAGTGCTGGATGACAACATCCTTGGAGATGGTGACATTCTGCGACGGCTCATCCGTGCCCCATATCCGGATCCGTTTCCCGCTCGTGGAGTTGATGTAATCCGACatctcgttgacgaagccgaTGTACACATCCGCCAGCGCTGGGTCGTACTCGTCCGCCCCAACGTGTACTTCCCTCGTCTCAAACCAAGGCAGAAACTCGGACCATATGCGCTTGACCGTCGGGATTGCCTCTGGATGGGAGAGGTTCAGGAGATCCCGCTTCGCCAGAGAAAGCTCGGGTTTCCACTTGGTGAGGTACAGGCAGTGACCGGgggcctcgatctcgggaATGACGGTCACGCCCCTTGCCGCGCAATGGCTCTGTACACTGGCAAAGTCCTCGCGGGACAGCGTCTCGTTCTCGCGGCCGTGCAGGATCGGCAGCAGGGACTCGTCTTCCGGCCGCAGCGAGAAGTGCGAGTAGACATCCTGCCAGGACTCGTTCCGCCCGCGGTTGAGTGGGTAGTTGTCGCTCAGGTGGTAGTGGAACTCGCTCATCTTGAAGAACGACGCGTAGCTGCACAGCTCCTTGAGGAACGTTGGCGCGTACCATTTtcggccggcgtcgagcatgTATCCTCGTGTGGCATAACCCGGCGCGTCAACGGCGCGTCCCACGGGCAAAGAGAGAGTTCCGTTCTGTAAAAGCAAGAGCTGGAGCAACGTCCTGGTCCCCCACCACATGCCGCGGGCACCTGTTCCGCCGATAAAGACGCCGGCGGATGTAACCTCGAGTTCGTACCCTTCAGACGTCGGGTTGCCATTCTCATACGTGATGGAGGAGGCGTTCCCGGTGAAGCCACCGAGTAAGATGCCGCTGGCGTTGGCAGCATTTGGCAGACGGTCGACGCGTTGCAAAGTCCAGTTGACGCCCGTGAGCTGGCTGATGTCTTCCTGGAAGAGGGTGGCAAACTCGTAACCGCTGGGCGGTATCAAAGTCGAACCGTCCGTATCGACTTTGGCGGCGAAGCTCTTATCGATGTATATGGTCTTTGAGCTCGATGCAACTTGCCAGGCGACTTTCGCCGGCGCTTCTGACGACTGGAGAGTTGGCGGGAGGAGTTGGAGCCCCAACGCCAGAGCCGGAGCGACAAGGACCGCCACGATGAGGTTGAAAGCCATGTGACGCGATGCTTCGCCTTTCATTTACCAGAACTGACGAGATTGAAGTGCTTTCGACATGAGGCTCCCGCCCCGACAACTGGTTGCTACTTATGCTGGCAGAATTCAACCCTTGTTTGACTGTCCGTCCCTTCATCCCATCTCGTAGACAGATAGATCAGCATAGATAAGGTACAATACCCCGCACACCGGGACCCGAATGTAACGATGTAAATGTAGAGTAACGTAACCGTATTTATGGGTATTTCTTGTTACAAAACCAGTCGGGACCCCAAAGGAAGATGTCAAGTTCAGGAGTTCTAATATAGAGGGTAGCTGTGGTGCTGGTGGAAGATCCtacccccccaccccccgtTCATGCTCGCAGCTAAGAGGATAGCCTGCGCTTCGTGTCACCGTCTTGAtggagacgatggagatAGTGATGATAATCAAGCAGGCCCAGACATGCTTGGTATCGAGTAAATGC
It includes:
- a CDS encoding Putative beta-hexosaminidase, bacterial type, glycoside hydrolase family 20, catalytic, with amino-acid sequence MAFNLIVAVLVAPALALGLQLLPPTLQSSEAPAKVAWQVASSSKTIYIDKSFAAKVDTDGSTLIPPSGYEFATLFQEDISQLTGVNWTLQRVDRLPNAANASGILLGGFTGNASSITYENGNPTSEGYELEVTSAGVFIGGTGARGMWWGTRTLLQLLLLQNGTLSLPVGRAVDAPGYATRGYMLDAGRKWYAPTFLKELCSYASFFKMSEFHYHLSDNYPLNRGRNESWQDVYSHFSLRPEDESLLPILHGRENETLSREDFASVQSHCAARGVTVIPEIEAPGHCLYLTKWKPELSLAKRDLLNLSHPEAIPTVKRIWSEFLPWFETREVHVGADEYDPALADVYIGFVNEMSDYINSTSGKRIRIWGTDEPSQNVTISKDVVIQHWQYGQSDPLLLANAGYDIINSEDWWAYMSLKNDHMPILPARYPQHFNESRVLNFADEPGWQWTPADFNPFNKTMQVPDGSRSNKGAIMAAWNDNGPDASTQLEAYYAMRRGIALTGARAWRGSRGPELVADDAAPSIDFFSPLAPGQNLDRILPSASPSSPLFSWARCADDPETVHLGHGSKGMNYTLTLSVTGPFTLTGPDSTLSLDLDGSLTFGADGWPYPLRIVSEQDALELDPGHPGRIWANVSTSSHEAVKIPSLPANLTIATDELHGSLAWVNGKFAGRFEVFVYGGRNTLFSWSQMAFVAPLESTTGRGLQSLVVKGDIRIPS